DNA from Myxococcaceae bacterium JPH2:
CCCGCTCGGTGTCTCGCTTGGCGTGACCGCGCTAGGGTGTGCAGGTTTTCCGCGCCCGGCCTGATGGGGTCGGCCCACGGGCCTCTCGCCGCACGGTCGCGGAGGTCGCCAGACAGGAGAGCGTGTATGCGATTGGCTGTCTTCGATACCCACCGCTTCGACCGCGCCGCGCTGGAAGAGGCCAACGCGGGCTTCGGCCATGAGCTCACGTTCTTCGCTCCCCGGCTGGAGCCGCAGACCGCGCGGCTGGCCGAGGGCTTCCCCGCGGTGTGCTCCTTCGTCAACGACAAGGTGAGCGCGGAAGCGCTCGAGGTCTTGAAGCAGGGCGGCGTGCGGCTCATCGCGACGCGCTCCGCGGGCTACAACCACATCGACCTGGTGGCGGCGGAGCGCCTGGGCATCCGCGTGGCGCGCGTGCCGGCGTATTCGCCCAACGCGGTGGCGGAGTACGCAGTGGCCCTGGTGCTGTCGCTGGTGCGCCACATCCCCCGCGCGTCCGTGCGCGTGCGCGATTGGAACTTCTCGCTCGATGGGTTGGTGGGGGTCGACCTCCATGCGCGGACGGTGGGCATCGTAGGGACGGGCCGCATCGGCCGCGTGGCGGCGCGCATCTTCCGCGGCTTCGGCTGCCGAGTGCTCTGCTACGACGTGAAGCCGGATCCGGAGTGGGAGCGCG
Protein-coding regions in this window:
- a CDS encoding 2-hydroxyacid dehydrogenase, which encodes MRLAVFDTHRFDRAALEEANAGFGHELTFFAPRLEPQTARLAEGFPAVCSFVNDKVSAEALEVLKQGGVRLIATRSAGYNHIDLVAAERLGIRVARVPAYSPNAVAEYAVALVLSLVRHIPRASVRVRDWNFSLDGLVGVDLHARTVGIVGTGRIGRVAARIFRGFGCRVLCYDVKPDPEWERELGVRFAPLDTVFAESDILSLHVPLTPSTHHMVNADALARMKRGVVLVNTGRGALIDSRALLNALKSGHVGAAGLDVYEEEEGIFFEDLSGQVLQDDVLARLLTFPNVLVTAHQAFLTREALNNIAATTLGNVRAFERGEPLDNEVRAEEVLRAASPAR